One segment of Dolichospermum sp. DET69 DNA contains the following:
- a CDS encoding Uma2 family endonuclease → MITTVERRYSLDEYRAIEEKAEGRSEYRDGEIIPMPGGSLNHSRIGRNMLTYLTYLLRDSKFEPINSDLRLWIPEYKRGLYPDVMVFAGEPQLNENRSDEVLNPILIVEVLSPSTADYDRKSKFRMYRSISSFCEYLLVEQDEPFIEKYSKQSQGWLFSDFNNLEKSIFLESVGVELPIGEIYRGVVFG, encoded by the coding sequence ATGATTACCACTGTTGAGCGTCGTTATAGTTTAGATGAATATCGCGCCATTGAAGAAAAAGCTGAAGGGCGCAGTGAATATCGTGATGGAGAAATTATACCAATGCCTGGAGGATCACTCAACCATAGCCGTATCGGTCGAAATATGTTGACTTATCTAACATATCTTCTGCGTGATAGTAAATTTGAGCCAATTAATAGCGATTTACGCTTATGGATTCCTGAATATAAACGCGGATTATATCCAGATGTGATGGTTTTTGCAGGTGAACCGCAACTAAATGAAAATCGCAGTGATGAAGTTTTAAATCCTATCTTAATTGTGGAAGTATTATCTCCTTCAACAGCAGATTATGACCGCAAGAGCAAGTTTCGGATGTATCGTTCAATTAGCAGTTTTTGTGAATATTTATTAGTTGAACAAGATGAACCTTTTATAGAAAAATATAGTAAACAATCTCAAGGTTGGTTATTCAGTGATTTTAATAATTTAGAAAAATCTATTTTTTTGGAGTCAGTTGGTGTTGAATTACCAATAGGGGAAATTTATCGCGGTGTTGTTTTTGGGTAA
- a CDS encoding cbb3-type cytochrome c oxidase subunit I: MKKIDFSVNPPLDESQAPTRLISHISHPEAWKVRDYFTFNTDHKVIGIQYLVTGFIFYLISGLMAIALRTKLATADADFLDPTPDNALMTNHGTIIIFLWIVKSAIGGFGNYLVPLMIGARNMAFPKLNAIAFWLNLVAGLLLLLSFIFSNYHSNWTTYPPLSLITANNAQSLWILSIILGVISSILDSINFVITILMMKVPSMKWDQIPLFCWAILGTSILAILSTPILAVGLFLLLFDINFGTSFFKPDADGNVVIYQHLSWFYAHPAVYLMILPIFGILSEIIPTHVQKPIFSYKAIAFSTLAICVVGLFVWVQHLFTNDTPNWMQILFTLSPLIVAVALCVKICVWVATLWGRKIRFTSAMLFAIGFLFMFAMGSLSGIIMGTVPFEVHDTYYVVGHFHYVLFGGSVLGIYAGIYHWFPKMTGRMMNEAWGRVHFVLTFIGTNLTFLPMHKLGLQGMSRRMIMYDPQFITLNQLCTIGAFLLGLSVIPFALNAIFSWQKGELAGDNPWESLTLEWTTSSPPIIENWEVLPVVTHGPYDYEYNHDELLS; the protein is encoded by the coding sequence ATGAAAAAAATAGATTTTTCGGTTAATCCTCCACTAGATGAAAGTCAAGCACCCACGCGGCTAATTTCTCATATTTCTCATCCCGAAGCATGGAAAGTTCGAGATTATTTCACATTTAATACTGACCATAAAGTTATTGGTATTCAATACTTGGTGACAGGGTTTATATTTTATCTGATTAGTGGATTGATGGCGATCGCTCTTCGCACTAAATTAGCCACAGCAGATGCCGATTTTCTTGATCCAACTCCGGACAATGCCTTGATGACAAATCATGGCACAATTATAATCTTCTTGTGGATTGTCAAGAGTGCAATTGGGGGATTTGGTAACTATCTAGTTCCCTTGATGATTGGTGCTAGAAATATGGCATTTCCTAAATTAAATGCGATCGCCTTTTGGTTAAATCTAGTTGCTGGATTATTACTATTACTAAGTTTTATCTTTAGTAATTATCACTCTAATTGGACAACTTACCCACCATTAAGCCTAATTACCGCCAACAATGCTCAAAGTTTATGGATTTTGTCCATCATTTTAGGAGTAATTTCCTCAATTTTAGATTCTATCAACTTTGTCATTACCATTTTAATGATGAAAGTTCCTAGCATGAAATGGGATCAAATCCCCCTATTTTGTTGGGCAATATTAGGAACTTCTATCCTGGCAATTTTATCTACCCCCATATTAGCAGTAGGTTTATTTTTACTGTTATTTGATATTAACTTCGGGACATCCTTCTTCAAACCAGATGCAGATGGTAACGTCGTTATTTACCAACATTTATCCTGGTTTTATGCCCATCCGGCGGTTTATTTAATGATTCTGCCCATTTTCGGAATTCTGTCGGAAATTATTCCCACTCATGTCCAGAAACCGATATTTAGTTACAAAGCGATCGCTTTTTCCACACTTGCTATCTGCGTCGTCGGTTTATTCGTCTGGGTACAGCATTTATTCACCAATGATACACCCAATTGGATGCAAATATTATTCACCCTTTCTCCACTGATAGTTGCAGTTGCCTTATGTGTGAAAATCTGCGTTTGGGTAGCAACTTTATGGGGGAGAAAAATCCGTTTTACCAGCGCCATGTTATTCGCTATCGGCTTCCTCTTCATGTTCGCCATGGGCAGTTTAAGCGGCATAATTATGGGAACAGTCCCCTTTGAAGTTCACGATACTTATTATGTAGTCGGCCATTTTCACTACGTTTTATTTGGTGGTTCAGTCTTGGGGATTTACGCAGGTATCTATCACTGGTTCCCAAAAATGACCGGAAGAATGATGAATGAAGCATGGGGACGAGTTCATTTTGTCCTTACTTTCATCGGTACAAACTTAACATTCCTACCCATGCACAAACTGGGTTTACAAGGAATGTCTCGCAGAATGATCATGTATGACCCCCAATTTATCACCTTAAACCAGCTTTGCACCATTGGCGCATTCCTGTTAGGTCTTTCCGTCATTCCCTTCGCTTTAAACGCCATTTTCAGTTGGCAAAAAGGCGAACTCGCCGGTGATAATCCCTGGGAAAGCTTAACTTTGGAATGGACAACCAGTTCCCCTCCCATTATTGAAAACTGGGAAGTATTACCTGTTGTTACTCATGGACCTTATGACTATGAGTATAACCATGATGAGTTGTTGAGTTAG
- a CDS encoding helix-turn-helix domain-containing protein, with translation MPHIIPNNSCVGCDNCRPLCPTGAIKIEDDEYWVDPALCNNCEGYYSQPQCVIACPTNAPIPVHAKKGRCKVEPRDATSPDLFPNGKNNPFASAIVIWEACNLLAQRTSLPWEKDETGNLHYNRLVNQGRGTISFHLQDLFPINNRADNLQTIDYLDIRAACIHLIFAAQITALDQPWEEEFTIDERQIEQYLGLEKRKDLSKSTKLGLIKNIVYQTCSLMVSIDWPQQGRVPSFSIKNSYLWNLTDTQHHFQEDDQGCKYLVGLTFTVKAGIWTQHFFNRQGCKDRTTFYQYGSLPKTLLTTVMSLWQQHEGAVRLMLWLLFKTKMGREQRITVPTLLRIAYGEEKVTQASKHREERKRLLKAYENDLEVLNHYGMKPLFDPVTYPPEIQPLWAKLVDIPEDPEEALEFWINDGSGENRLTDSGPRGKWNLLLNARILSFELPPDWDKRSESDKKQRRTTKAKSNHQQTGNLLGEQITEGRKKMNLSQRELAKLMEKSQSWIRDVEKGRLKAKLDDQMLLRQLLDIS, from the coding sequence ATGCCGCATATAATTCCTAACAACAGTTGCGTGGGATGTGACAACTGCCGACCTCTATGTCCTACGGGTGCAATTAAAATCGAAGATGATGAATATTGGGTTGATCCTGCCCTTTGTAATAATTGTGAGGGTTATTATTCACAACCACAATGTGTGATTGCTTGTCCAACAAATGCACCAATACCTGTACACGCAAAAAAAGGCAGATGCAAAGTTGAACCACGAGATGCTACCAGTCCCGATTTATTTCCTAATGGCAAGAATAACCCCTTTGCTTCAGCAATAGTTATCTGGGAAGCTTGCAATCTACTAGCACAAAGAACATCTTTACCATGGGAAAAAGATGAGACAGGTAATTTACATTACAATCGCTTAGTTAATCAAGGACGAGGGACAATTTCCTTTCATCTCCAAGACCTATTTCCAATTAATAACCGCGCTGATAATTTACAAACAATTGATTATTTAGACATCCGTGCTGCTTGTATCCATCTTATTTTTGCTGCTCAAATTACAGCCCTAGATCAACCTTGGGAAGAAGAATTTACCATTGATGAACGACAAATTGAACAGTATTTGGGCTTAGAAAAACGGAAAGACCTCAGCAAAAGCACCAAACTCGGTTTAATTAAAAACATCGTTTATCAAACTTGTTCTCTGATGGTTTCTATTGACTGGCCGCAACAAGGTAGAGTTCCCAGTTTTTCTATTAAAAATAGTTATCTATGGAATTTGACAGATACTCAGCACCATTTTCAAGAAGATGATCAAGGTTGTAAATATTTAGTTGGACTGACATTTACAGTCAAAGCGGGGATTTGGACACAACATTTCTTTAACAGACAAGGATGCAAAGACCGGACTACATTTTATCAATATGGCAGTCTTCCCAAAACCCTATTAACCACAGTTATGAGCCTGTGGCAACAACATGAAGGTGCTGTGAGACTGATGCTTTGGTTATTATTTAAAACCAAAATGGGTAGAGAACAACGCATTACTGTTCCTACATTACTGCGTATTGCTTATGGTGAAGAAAAAGTGACTCAAGCTTCTAAACATAGGGAAGAACGCAAACGCCTACTTAAAGCTTATGAAAATGATTTAGAAGTTCTCAATCATTATGGAATGAAGCCATTATTTGATCCTGTTACCTATCCCCCAGAAATTCAACCTTTGTGGGCAAAATTAGTTGATATTCCTGAAGATCCAGAGGAAGCTTTGGAATTTTGGATTAATGATGGTAGTGGTGAAAATCGTCTTACAGACAGTGGACCCCGTGGTAAATGGAATTTGCTTCTGAATGCCCGAATTTTATCTTTTGAACTTCCCCCAGACTGGGATAAGCGTTCAGAATCAGATAAAAAACAACGTCGCACCACTAAAGCCAAAAGCAATCATCAACAGACAGGTAATTTGCTAGGGGAACAGATTACAGAAGGACGTAAAAAAATGAATCTCTCCCAAAGGGAATTAGCAAAGTTGATGGAAAAAAGCCAAAGCTGGATTCGTGACGTAGAAAAAGGTCGTTTAAAAGCTAAACTAGATGACCAAATGCTCTTGAGACAATTGCTAGATATTTCATAG
- a CDS encoding DUF4276 family protein — MKKLAIFVEGKTEQIFIETLLQEIADKNRLAIEIISINANQSGKDTSLIKKPVITSETKFYVLIYNSSGDKRVVSDIKKQYTKLILSGYERIIGLRDVYPTRISEKSKLQSDLTSFLPKGKIPINIVLAVMEVESWFLAEYNHFLKIDPCLTPQKIQAMFGFNPQTDDMEQRPHPTDDMEKIYNYVHKGYNKSEKQLNRLASNLDYEFLYMHLANSVPSLGEFMGYIDKFMISS, encoded by the coding sequence GTGAAAAAATTAGCTATTTTTGTGGAAGGTAAAACAGAACAAATTTTTATAGAAACATTACTTCAAGAAATTGCTGATAAAAACAGACTCGCTATAGAAATAATTTCTATAAATGCTAATCAATCTGGCAAGGATACTTCTTTAATTAAAAAACCAGTTATTACTTCTGAAACAAAATTTTATGTTTTAATATATAACTCTTCTGGGGATAAAAGAGTGGTTTCTGATATAAAAAAACAGTATACAAAGCTAATACTATCTGGTTATGAGAGAATTATAGGATTAAGAGATGTTTATCCAACACGCATATCTGAAAAATCTAAGTTGCAAAGTGATTTAACTTCTTTCCTACCAAAAGGAAAGATTCCTATAAATATAGTTCTTGCTGTTATGGAAGTGGAATCATGGTTTTTAGCCGAATATAATCATTTTCTAAAAATAGATCCGTGTCTAACTCCACAGAAAATTCAAGCAATGTTTGGATTTAATCCTCAAACTGATGATATGGAACAAAGACCTCATCCTACTGATGATATGGAAAAGATTTATAACTATGTCCATAAAGGTTATAATAAGAGTGAGAAACAACTCAATAGACTTGCATCTAATTTAGATTACGAGTTTCTATATATGCACCTTGCTAATAGTGTTCCTAGTTTGGGAGAATTTATGGGATATATTGATAAATTCATGATTTCTTCATGA
- a CDS encoding ATP-binding protein produces MKLDFVEYCQDKDKPSEWRLDGCQLGNVNLIVGKNASGKSRMLRSIKFLSDFLSGEEKLSKLDGRLREWKLTFDSYNGDNKKVYILKVENSLVIEESYTVGSKCYLMRDKSGQGKIWAEQLDKEIDFQTPPNEVAAFHRRDSIQHPFFEDVYIWANLLRYYEFGTDLGRSSLDAINTESVAIIKKNIDFNNKNHVIRIFKLGEKELGESFIESIKSDMLFVGYRIDEIGTKTPSTSIFQEDNSYFPEVKQQYIYVQESDLRDKTEQSIISQGMFRVLSLIIQINYSLLAKKPSCILIDDIGEGLDFERASAMIKLLISKAGSGLVQLIMTTNDSYVMNGVPLDYWLVIERKPGLAKLHNIHNSKQIFEDFKFIGLNNFDFFETQFYIKGFGNEEHI; encoded by the coding sequence ATGAAATTAGACTTTGTAGAATATTGTCAAGATAAAGATAAGCCAAGTGAGTGGCGTTTAGATGGTTGTCAATTAGGTAATGTAAACTTAATTGTTGGTAAAAATGCCTCTGGAAAATCGAGAATGCTTAGAAGTATTAAATTTTTATCAGATTTTCTATCTGGTGAAGAAAAGCTCAGTAAACTTGATGGTAGGTTAAGAGAGTGGAAACTAACTTTTGATTCTTATAACGGAGATAATAAAAAAGTCTACATATTGAAAGTTGAGAATAGTCTAGTAATTGAAGAAAGTTACACTGTTGGATCTAAATGTTACCTGATGAGAGATAAATCAGGTCAAGGTAAAATTTGGGCTGAACAATTAGACAAAGAAATTGATTTTCAAACACCTCCTAATGAAGTCGCAGCTTTTCATCGAAGAGATTCTATCCAGCATCCTTTTTTTGAAGACGTTTACATTTGGGCAAATTTATTGAGGTATTACGAATTTGGAACGGATTTAGGCAGAAGTAGTCTTGATGCAATTAACACCGAAAGCGTGGCGATAATCAAAAAAAATATAGACTTCAACAATAAAAATCATGTAATTCGCATATTCAAATTAGGAGAAAAAGAGTTAGGAGAAAGTTTTATTGAATCTATCAAGTCAGATATGTTATTTGTTGGTTACAGAATAGATGAAATTGGTACTAAAACGCCATCAACTTCGATTTTTCAAGAAGATAACTCCTACTTTCCAGAAGTAAAACAGCAATATATTTATGTTCAAGAAAGTGATTTAAGAGATAAAACTGAACAATCAATAATATCTCAAGGGATGTTTAGAGTATTATCTTTAATTATTCAAATAAACTACTCGCTGTTAGCTAAAAAGCCTAGTTGTATTTTAATAGATGATATTGGGGAAGGACTCGATTTTGAAAGAGCATCAGCAATGATTAAGTTGCTTATTAGTAAAGCTGGAAGTGGATTGGTTCAGTTAATTATGACAACTAATGATAGCTATGTTATGAATGGTGTTCCTTTAGATTATTGGTTGGTAATTGAGAGAAAACCAGGATTAGCAAAATTGCATAATATACATAATTCAAAGCAAATATTTGAGGATTTTAAATTTATTGGGTTAAATAATTTTGATTTTTTTGAAACTCAATTTTACATCAAAGGATTTGGTAATGAGGAGCATATATAA
- the fdxB gene encoding ferredoxin III, nif-specific, translating to MAALTGLTFGGSAWTPKFAQEIDKDKCIGCGRCMKVCGHKVLGLMALNEEGEFVVDEDEEEVERKVMVITNPENCIGCEACSRICSKNCYSHTTVDK from the coding sequence ATGGCTGCATTAACAGGATTGACCTTTGGAGGTAGTGCTTGGACTCCTAAATTTGCCCAAGAAATAGATAAAGATAAATGTATCGGTTGTGGCAGATGTATGAAAGTTTGTGGACATAAAGTTTTAGGCTTAATGGCTTTAAACGAAGAAGGTGAATTTGTAGTAGATGAAGATGAAGAAGAAGTTGAACGGAAAGTAATGGTTATTACTAACCCAGAAAATTGTATTGGATGTGAAGCTTGCTCTCGGATTTGTTCCAAGAATTGTTACAGTCATACCACAGTAGATAAATAA
- a CDS encoding Uma2 family endonuclease produces MLQVKHQFQSFEEYLSYDDGTDKLYELFNGELIEMPPESGINVQIATFLLIQFVALLGYKRVRGHGLELEVKGEPRNRYPDLTIIREEHIQQLANRNTIRLSMLPPLLVVEVVSPGELQRDRDFIAKRLQYQDCGIPEYWIIDPQTKSILVLELINKIYQEIGIFSGDDLVISPQFNGLHLPGSQIFD; encoded by the coding sequence ATGCTACAAGTTAAACATCAATTTCAAAGCTTTGAAGAATATTTATCTTATGATGATGGTACAGACAAACTTTATGAATTATTCAATGGAGAGTTAATTGAAATGCCACCAGAATCAGGAATTAATGTCCAAATTGCCACATTTTTATTAATTCAATTTGTTGCGCTTTTAGGTTATAAAAGAGTCCGAGGACATGGTTTAGAACTGGAAGTAAAAGGAGAACCAAGAAACCGTTATCCTGATCTGACTATTATTCGTGAAGAACATATTCAACAATTAGCTAATCGTAACACTATTCGTTTATCAATGTTACCACCTCTTTTAGTAGTTGAAGTAGTTAGTCCTGGGGAATTACAAAGAGATAGAGATTTCATTGCTAAACGTTTACAGTATCAAGATTGTGGTATTCCTGAATATTGGATTATTGACCCACAAACCAAAAGTATATTAGTTTTAGAATTAATTAATAAAATTTATCAAGAAATTGGTATTTTTTCGGGTGATGATTTAGTAATATCTCCACAATTTAATGGTCTACATTTGCCAGGATCACAAATTTTTGATTAA
- a CDS encoding substrate-binding domain-containing protein: MTADYNFNNVKCPKCGHDQNAVNAKKCEICGHQLKKSAIPPIVFVGLAALVAVGGGYFAFKDKLTAKTTPELTATAPKTTVPAVPIPEPTATQEPPAPNTATTTAAINPISTNSTNIDTSLPNPTVLSMDGSTTMVGLIQRLRNSYGQINANVPTTYGQPNGFPKGSGKGLEALIKNVVVMAATSRPLKPQEAQAGIQVIAIARDAVGVVVGVNNPFQGSLTLDQLRQIYQGQITNWSQVGGPNAPIKVINRAASSGTRDFFQNTVLLEKPFASDSANFITFPQDETTGIIRTLGNNGISYATVSQLENQQLVRIIPINGVSPVDKTAIQSGKYPISRSVYLAIRKQNSPAVKQFIDLALSPQGQQIVQQSGFIPLQ; encoded by the coding sequence ATGACAGCAGATTATAACTTTAATAATGTCAAGTGTCCTAAATGTGGACATGATCAAAATGCGGTTAATGCAAAGAAATGCGAAATTTGCGGACATCAATTGAAAAAGTCTGCAATTCCTCCTATTGTTTTCGTAGGTTTGGCTGCATTGGTAGCTGTAGGGGGTGGTTATTTTGCTTTCAAGGATAAACTCACGGCAAAAACTACCCCAGAATTAACTGCTACTGCTCCTAAGACTACAGTTCCAGCAGTACCTATACCAGAGCCAACTGCAACCCAAGAGCCTCCAGCACCGAACACAGCAACCACTACTGCGGCTATTAACCCAATTAGCACTAATTCTACTAATATTGATACATCATTGCCTAATCCTACTGTCTTGAGTATGGATGGTAGTACAACTATGGTAGGCTTAATCCAGCGTTTGCGGAATTCGTATGGTCAAATAAATGCTAATGTTCCTACTACCTATGGTCAACCCAATGGATTTCCCAAAGGTTCAGGTAAGGGACTGGAAGCCTTAATCAAGAATGTAGTGGTAATGGCCGCAACATCTCGACCTTTGAAACCTCAAGAAGCACAAGCGGGGATTCAGGTAATAGCGATCGCTCGTGATGCAGTAGGCGTTGTTGTTGGTGTTAATAATCCCTTTCAAGGTAGTTTAACTTTAGACCAATTACGACAAATTTATCAAGGTCAAATCACTAATTGGTCACAAGTGGGTGGACCAAATGCTCCCATTAAAGTTATTAATCGCGCTGCTAGTAGTGGGACTAGGGACTTCTTTCAAAATACAGTTTTGTTAGAAAAACCCTTTGCATCGGATAGTGCTAATTTTATCACCTTTCCCCAAGACGAAACTACAGGAATAATCCGCACACTGGGAAATAATGGTATTAGTTACGCTACAGTTTCTCAGTTAGAAAATCAGCAATTAGTCAGAATTATACCAATTAATGGAGTATCTCCCGTAGATAAAACTGCCATTCAATCTGGTAAATATCCCATCAGTCGTAGTGTTTATTTAGCAATTCGCAAACAGAATAGTCCCGCAGTGAAACAATTTATTGATCTGGCATTATCTCCCCAGGGTCAACAAATTGTCCAACAATCAGGCTTTATTCCTTTGCAATGA
- a CDS encoding tyrosine transporter: MNQQEPPVTRLFSHLEFDGHKFQHQPGSVVGNTALIMGTTIGAGILGLPALTLTSGILPSTTLLIVVWLYSLISGLLIAEVTLNIMRIEGISHLGLLALIEKILGKVGVGIAGIAYMFNHYALLVAYMTEGGEVLTTTFNQVGKLQNISHQWVGTISFFLIFGSLMYWGKDRLVEKLNGIFIIVLLIAFFGLLLLGGRQFQSSQFLVQNWQAVGSSIAVMYVAMFFHSIVPFVVTQLEGDVPKIRQSIIIGSVIPLFMFVAWNAVILGCMTPDILQQNIGNERGFNPLHILRTGQAGEWFAVLLSIFSEFAIITSFIGITYGLADFFRDISVITKSEISRLPLYSLVLLPPLGLGTFNPTIFFHALEYTGAFSVSILGGIMPALMSWKQSQTPEFSNGNYQTLVPGGKITLIFIIVGALFLICRQILAIYEFS; this comes from the coding sequence GTTGTAGGAAATACAGCTTTAATTATGGGAACTACCATTGGTGCGGGAATTCTGGGATTACCAGCACTAACTTTAACATCAGGTATCTTACCCTCTACAACTTTACTCATTGTCGTATGGCTTTACAGTTTAATTTCCGGTTTATTAATTGCGGAAGTAACTTTAAATATAATGCGAATTGAAGGTATTTCCCATTTAGGATTATTAGCACTCATAGAAAAAATCCTCGGTAAAGTGGGAGTAGGAATCGCCGGAATTGCCTATATGTTTAATCATTATGCCCTATTAGTAGCATATATGACTGAAGGTGGAGAGGTTTTAACAACAACATTTAATCAAGTTGGGAAATTACAAAATATTTCACATCAATGGGTAGGAACAATAAGTTTTTTTCTAATATTTGGTAGCTTGATGTATTGGGGGAAAGACAGATTAGTTGAAAAATTAAATGGTATATTTATTATTGTGTTACTAATTGCTTTTTTTGGTTTATTACTATTAGGAGGAAGGCAATTCCAAAGTTCTCAATTTTTAGTGCAAAATTGGCAAGCTGTAGGTAGTTCTATTGCTGTAATGTATGTAGCAATGTTTTTTCATAGTATTGTTCCATTTGTTGTAACTCAATTGGAAGGAGATGTTCCCAAAATTCGACAATCTATTATTATCGGTTCTGTGATTCCCTTATTCATGTTTGTAGCTTGGAATGCCGTTATTTTAGGCTGCATGACTCCAGATATTTTACAGCAGAATATTGGCAATGAGAGGGGATTTAATCCACTGCACATTCTGCGAACTGGTCAAGCTGGAGAATGGTTTGCTGTGTTATTATCAATTTTTTCTGAATTTGCAATTATTACATCATTCATTGGTATTACCTATGGTTTAGCAGATTTTTTTAGAGATATTTCCGTTATTACCAAAAGTGAAATTTCTCGTTTACCTCTCTATTCCTTAGTGTTGCTTCCACCTCTGGGTTTAGGAACATTTAATCCTACTATCTTTTTTCATGCTCTAGAATACACTGGAGCATTTAGTGTTTCTATTTTAGGGGGAATTATGCCAGCATTAATGAGTTGGAAACAAAGTCAAACACCAGAATTTAGTAATGGTAACTATCAAACCTTAGTTCCCGGAGGTAAAATAACATTAATATTTATTATTGTCGGGGCATTATTTTTAATATGTAGACAAATTTTGGCAATATATGAATTCTCATAA